From one Xyrauchen texanus isolate HMW12.3.18 chromosome 17, RBS_HiC_50CHRs, whole genome shotgun sequence genomic stretch:
- the LOC127658332 gene encoding GTP-binding protein GEM-like yields the protein MTLLSSMRRHSLRVQHHLHRWSICGTDGGQLLRGAFTTNNIGNISCSSSCSRSIESCSSSSSDTALSTEVTTRTSIGPYTVFLLGDNGVGKSALASIFAGASDSMGSASEIYGGEIFEQTMMVDGEKATVTLLDTSDSLDEGSWMQERCLQTGDAFVIVYSITDRSSFLRASELRIQLRRERQADHTPIILVGNKCDLVRCREVSISEGRACAVVFDCKFIETSAVMQHNVWTLFEGIIRQLRLRRDSLETITRRHALYKRQESFPKKTKRFIDKIVAKKNKQAAFKLKSKSCHDLSVM from the exons ATGACTCTACTGTCGAGCATGCGGCGCCACAGTCTTCGCGTGCAGCATCACCTGCACAGGTGGAGCATCTGCGGGACGGACGGAGGGCAGCTCCTGAGAGGTGCTTTCACGACCAACAACATCGGTAACATTTCCTGTTCCAGTTCATGCTCGCGCTCCATTGAGAGCTGCTCGTCCTCTTCTTCTGACACGGCTCTCTCCACCGAGGTTACGACTCGCACTTCGATCGGACCCTACACGGTTTTCCTGCTCGGAGACAACGGCGTCGGGAAGTCAGCGCTCGCGAGTATATTCGCTGGAGCATCAGACAGTATGGGCAGCGCAAGCGAGATATATGGAG GTGAAATATTTGAGCAGACTATGATGGTTGATGGTGAGAAGGCTACAGTTACCCTGCTCGACACTTCAGATTCACTG GATGAGGGCAGCTGGATGCAGGAACGTTGTTTGCAGACAGGAGATGCTTTCGTCATAGTCTATTCCATAACGGATCGATCGAGTTTCCTTCGCGCGTCAGAGCTCCGTATTCAGCTGCGGCGCGAGCGTCAGGCTGACCACACTCCCATCATCCTCGTTGGCAATAAATGTGACCTGGTCCGTTGCCGAGAAGTGTCCATTAGTG agggTCGTGCATGTGCAGTCGTGTTTGACTGTAAGTTTATTGAGACATCAGCAGTGATGCAACATAATGTCTGGACGCTGTTTGAAGGTATCATCCGCCAGCTTCGCCTGCGAAGAGACAGCCTGGAGACCATCACCCGGCGTCATGCTCTTTACAAGCGTCAAGAGAGTTTCCCCAAGAAAACAAAGCGTTTCATTGACAAAATCGTTGCTAAGAAGAACAAGCAAGCCGCCTTCAAACTTAAGTCCAAATCATGTCATGATCTGTCTGTAATGTAG